A window from Calliopsis andreniformis isolate RMS-2024a chromosome 5, iyCalAndr_principal, whole genome shotgun sequence encodes these proteins:
- the Tms1 gene encoding serine incorporator TMS1 isoform X1 — translation MGLICSTAQLACLCGGTACSFCCSQCPTCRNSTSTRIMYALLLMLGTIAACITLAPGLQDALKKVPFCSNSTNYVPSKFTVDCESAVGYLAVYRICFIISLFFFLMSLMMLRVRSSKDPRAPIQNGFWAIKYLLVIGGIIGAFFIPEKSFGTTWMYFGMIGGFLFIIIQLILIIDFAHSWADEWVGNYNETESKGWYAALLGATFFNYAVSITGIALLFVYFTHAHSCDLNKFFISFNLILCVIASVISTLPSVQEYNARSGLLQSSVITLYVVYLTWSGISNSPDSNCNPGFFQIISGNDTVAQNRVAFDKESIIGLVIWFACVLYSSLQTASKSSKLTMSENILVQDNGAVRNAGDQYLINNEDYASIEGRNPESNKDEEAKVWDNEENLVAYNWSFFHLMFALAILYVMMTLTNWYQPNSDLKTLNANTASMWVKIISSWMCLGIYVWSVIAPAVLPNRNFS, via the exons ATGGGTCTTATTTGCTCTACAGCACAG CTTGCCTGCCTATGTGGAGGCACAGCGTGCAGTTTTTGTTGTTCCCAATGTCCAACATGTCGCAACAGTACAAGTACTCGTATTATGTACGCATTACTATTAATGCTAGGAACCATTGCTGCTTGCATTACATTGGCTCCTGGTTTACAAGATGCACTTAAAAAG GTACCTTTCTGTAGTAACAGTACGAATTATGTTCCATCGAAATTCACTGTTGACTGTGAATCTGCTGTGGGTTACCTAGCAGTATACAGAATATGTTTCATCATatctcttttcttctttttaatgTCTCTTATGATGCTTCGAGTGAGAAGTTCAAAAGATCCTCGAGCACCTATACAAAATGG ATTCTGGGCTATTAAATATCTGCTAGTAATTGGGGGAATTATTGGTGCCTTTTTCATTCCTGAAAAATCCTTTGGAACAACATGGATGTATTTTGGAATGATAGGTGGCTTTCTTTTCATTATCATTcagttaattctcatcattgattTTGCTCATTCCTGGGCAGATGAGTGGGTGGGTAACTACAACGAAACTGAATCAAAAGGATG GTATGCAGCACTCTTGGGGGCAACATTCTTTAATTATGCTGTTTCCATAACTGGAATTGCTTTACTGTTTGTGTACTTTACTCAT GCACACAGCTgtgatttaaataaatttttcatatCTTTCAACTTGATTTTGTGCGTAATTGCAAGTGTTATATCAACTTTGCCAAGTGTACAAGAATACAATGCTCGTTCTGGCCTTCTCCAATCATCTGTCATTACACTGTATGTAGTTTATTTGACATGGAGTGGAATTTCAAACAGTCCAG ATAGTAATTGCAATCCTGGATTTTTCCAAATAATTTCTGGCAATGATACTGTTGCGCAAAACCGTGTTGCTTTTGACAAAGAAAGTATTATTGGTTTAGTTATTTGGTTTGCTTGTGTATTATACAGTTCTTTGCAAACTGCATCGAAATCGTCGAAGCTCACAATGAGCGAGAATATATTAGTTCAAGATAATGGAGCTG TCAGGAATGCAGGAGACCAGTATCTTATCAACAATGAAG ATTATGCCTCGATAGAAGGTCGCAATCCGGAATCAAACAAAGACGAGGAGGCCAAGGTTTGGGACAATGAAGAGAACCTAGTAGCTTACAACTGGAGCTTTTTCCATCTGATGTTTGCTCTCGCCATTTTATATGTTATGATGACACTCACCAACTGGTATCA ACCGAATTCCGACTTAAAAACATTGAACGCCAACACTGCTTCAATGTGGGTGAAAATTATATCCTCTTGGATGTGCTTGGGAATATACGTTTGGTCAGTGATTGCCCCTGCAGTATTACCAAACCGAAATTTTTCTTAA
- the Tms1 gene encoding serine incorporator TMS1 isoform X4: protein MGLICSTAQLACLCGGTACSFCCSQCPTCRNSTSTRIMYALLLMLGTIAACITLAPGLQDALKKVPFCSNSTNYVPSKFTVDCESAVGYLAVYRICFIISLFFFLMSLMMLRVRSSKDPRAPIQNGFWAIKYLLVIGGIIGAFFIPEKSFGTTWMYFGMIGGFLFIIIQLILIIDFAHSWADEWVGNYNETESKGWYAALLGATFFNYAVSITGIALLFVYFTHAHSCDLNKFFISFNLILCVIASVISTLPSVQEYNARSGLLQSSVITLYVVYLTWSGISNSPDSNCNPGFFQIISGNDTVAQNRVAFDKESIIGLVIWFACVLYSSLQTASKSSKLTMSENILVQDNGAEGRNPESNKDEEAKVWDNEENLVAYNWSFFHLMFALAILYVMMTLTNWYQPNSDLKTLNANTASMWVKIISSWMCLGIYVWSVIAPAVLPNRNFS from the exons ATGGGTCTTATTTGCTCTACAGCACAG CTTGCCTGCCTATGTGGAGGCACAGCGTGCAGTTTTTGTTGTTCCCAATGTCCAACATGTCGCAACAGTACAAGTACTCGTATTATGTACGCATTACTATTAATGCTAGGAACCATTGCTGCTTGCATTACATTGGCTCCTGGTTTACAAGATGCACTTAAAAAG GTACCTTTCTGTAGTAACAGTACGAATTATGTTCCATCGAAATTCACTGTTGACTGTGAATCTGCTGTGGGTTACCTAGCAGTATACAGAATATGTTTCATCATatctcttttcttctttttaatgTCTCTTATGATGCTTCGAGTGAGAAGTTCAAAAGATCCTCGAGCACCTATACAAAATGG ATTCTGGGCTATTAAATATCTGCTAGTAATTGGGGGAATTATTGGTGCCTTTTTCATTCCTGAAAAATCCTTTGGAACAACATGGATGTATTTTGGAATGATAGGTGGCTTTCTTTTCATTATCATTcagttaattctcatcattgattTTGCTCATTCCTGGGCAGATGAGTGGGTGGGTAACTACAACGAAACTGAATCAAAAGGATG GTATGCAGCACTCTTGGGGGCAACATTCTTTAATTATGCTGTTTCCATAACTGGAATTGCTTTACTGTTTGTGTACTTTACTCAT GCACACAGCTgtgatttaaataaatttttcatatCTTTCAACTTGATTTTGTGCGTAATTGCAAGTGTTATATCAACTTTGCCAAGTGTACAAGAATACAATGCTCGTTCTGGCCTTCTCCAATCATCTGTCATTACACTGTATGTAGTTTATTTGACATGGAGTGGAATTTCAAACAGTCCAG ATAGTAATTGCAATCCTGGATTTTTCCAAATAATTTCTGGCAATGATACTGTTGCGCAAAACCGTGTTGCTTTTGACAAAGAAAGTATTATTGGTTTAGTTATTTGGTTTGCTTGTGTATTATACAGTTCTTTGCAAACTGCATCGAAATCGTCGAAGCTCACAATGAGCGAGAATATATTAGTTCAAGATAATGGAGCTG AAGGTCGCAATCCGGAATCAAACAAAGACGAGGAGGCCAAGGTTTGGGACAATGAAGAGAACCTAGTAGCTTACAACTGGAGCTTTTTCCATCTGATGTTTGCTCTCGCCATTTTATATGTTATGATGACACTCACCAACTGGTATCA ACCGAATTCCGACTTAAAAACATTGAACGCCAACACTGCTTCAATGTGGGTGAAAATTATATCCTCTTGGATGTGCTTGGGAATATACGTTTGGTCAGTGATTGCCCCTGCAGTATTACCAAACCGAAATTTTTCTTAA
- the Tms1 gene encoding serine incorporator TMS1 isoform X3, giving the protein MGLICSTAQLACLCGGTACSFCCSQCPTCRNSTSTRIMYALLLMLGTIAACITLAPGLQDALKKVPFCSNSTNYVPSKFTVDCESAVGYLAVYRICFIISLFFFLMSLMMLRVRSSKDPRAPIQNGFWAIKYLLVIGGIIGAFFIPEKSFGTTWMYFGMIGGFLFIIIQLILIIDFAHSWADEWVGNYNETESKGWYAALLGATFFNYAVSITGIALLFVYFTHAHSCDLNKFFISFNLILCVIASVISTLPSVQEYNARSGLLQSSVITLYVVYLTWSGISNSPDSNCNPGFFQIISGNDTVAQNRVAFDKESIIGLVIWFACVLYSSLQTASKSSKLTMSENILVQDNGADYASIEGRNPESNKDEEAKVWDNEENLVAYNWSFFHLMFALAILYVMMTLTNWYQPNSDLKTLNANTASMWVKIISSWMCLGIYVWSVIAPAVLPNRNFS; this is encoded by the exons ATGGGTCTTATTTGCTCTACAGCACAG CTTGCCTGCCTATGTGGAGGCACAGCGTGCAGTTTTTGTTGTTCCCAATGTCCAACATGTCGCAACAGTACAAGTACTCGTATTATGTACGCATTACTATTAATGCTAGGAACCATTGCTGCTTGCATTACATTGGCTCCTGGTTTACAAGATGCACTTAAAAAG GTACCTTTCTGTAGTAACAGTACGAATTATGTTCCATCGAAATTCACTGTTGACTGTGAATCTGCTGTGGGTTACCTAGCAGTATACAGAATATGTTTCATCATatctcttttcttctttttaatgTCTCTTATGATGCTTCGAGTGAGAAGTTCAAAAGATCCTCGAGCACCTATACAAAATGG ATTCTGGGCTATTAAATATCTGCTAGTAATTGGGGGAATTATTGGTGCCTTTTTCATTCCTGAAAAATCCTTTGGAACAACATGGATGTATTTTGGAATGATAGGTGGCTTTCTTTTCATTATCATTcagttaattctcatcattgattTTGCTCATTCCTGGGCAGATGAGTGGGTGGGTAACTACAACGAAACTGAATCAAAAGGATG GTATGCAGCACTCTTGGGGGCAACATTCTTTAATTATGCTGTTTCCATAACTGGAATTGCTTTACTGTTTGTGTACTTTACTCAT GCACACAGCTgtgatttaaataaatttttcatatCTTTCAACTTGATTTTGTGCGTAATTGCAAGTGTTATATCAACTTTGCCAAGTGTACAAGAATACAATGCTCGTTCTGGCCTTCTCCAATCATCTGTCATTACACTGTATGTAGTTTATTTGACATGGAGTGGAATTTCAAACAGTCCAG ATAGTAATTGCAATCCTGGATTTTTCCAAATAATTTCTGGCAATGATACTGTTGCGCAAAACCGTGTTGCTTTTGACAAAGAAAGTATTATTGGTTTAGTTATTTGGTTTGCTTGTGTATTATACAGTTCTTTGCAAACTGCATCGAAATCGTCGAAGCTCACAATGAGCGAGAATATATTAGTTCAAGATAATGGAGCTG ATTATGCCTCGATAGAAGGTCGCAATCCGGAATCAAACAAAGACGAGGAGGCCAAGGTTTGGGACAATGAAGAGAACCTAGTAGCTTACAACTGGAGCTTTTTCCATCTGATGTTTGCTCTCGCCATTTTATATGTTATGATGACACTCACCAACTGGTATCA ACCGAATTCCGACTTAAAAACATTGAACGCCAACACTGCTTCAATGTGGGTGAAAATTATATCCTCTTGGATGTGCTTGGGAATATACGTTTGGTCAGTGATTGCCCCTGCAGTATTACCAAACCGAAATTTTTCTTAA
- the Tms1 gene encoding serine incorporator TMS1 isoform X2 — MGLICSTAQLACLCGGTACSFCCSQCPTCRNSTSTRIMYALLLMLGTIAACITLAPGLQDALKKVPFCSNSTNYVPSKFTVDCESAVGYLAVYRICFIISLFFFLMSLMMLRVRSSKDPRAPIQNGFWAIKYLLVIGGIIGAFFIPEKSFGTTWMYFGMIGGFLFIIIQLILIIDFAHSWADEWVGNYNETESKGWYAALLGATFFNYAVSITGIALLFVYFTHAHSCDLNKFFISFNLILCVIASVISTLPSVQEYNARSGLLQSSVITLYVVYLTWSGISNSPDSNCNPGFFQIISGNDTVAQNRVAFDKESIIGLVIWFACVLYSSLQTASKSSKLTMSENILVQDNGAVRNAGDQYLINNEEGRNPESNKDEEAKVWDNEENLVAYNWSFFHLMFALAILYVMMTLTNWYQPNSDLKTLNANTASMWVKIISSWMCLGIYVWSVIAPAVLPNRNFS, encoded by the exons ATGGGTCTTATTTGCTCTACAGCACAG CTTGCCTGCCTATGTGGAGGCACAGCGTGCAGTTTTTGTTGTTCCCAATGTCCAACATGTCGCAACAGTACAAGTACTCGTATTATGTACGCATTACTATTAATGCTAGGAACCATTGCTGCTTGCATTACATTGGCTCCTGGTTTACAAGATGCACTTAAAAAG GTACCTTTCTGTAGTAACAGTACGAATTATGTTCCATCGAAATTCACTGTTGACTGTGAATCTGCTGTGGGTTACCTAGCAGTATACAGAATATGTTTCATCATatctcttttcttctttttaatgTCTCTTATGATGCTTCGAGTGAGAAGTTCAAAAGATCCTCGAGCACCTATACAAAATGG ATTCTGGGCTATTAAATATCTGCTAGTAATTGGGGGAATTATTGGTGCCTTTTTCATTCCTGAAAAATCCTTTGGAACAACATGGATGTATTTTGGAATGATAGGTGGCTTTCTTTTCATTATCATTcagttaattctcatcattgattTTGCTCATTCCTGGGCAGATGAGTGGGTGGGTAACTACAACGAAACTGAATCAAAAGGATG GTATGCAGCACTCTTGGGGGCAACATTCTTTAATTATGCTGTTTCCATAACTGGAATTGCTTTACTGTTTGTGTACTTTACTCAT GCACACAGCTgtgatttaaataaatttttcatatCTTTCAACTTGATTTTGTGCGTAATTGCAAGTGTTATATCAACTTTGCCAAGTGTACAAGAATACAATGCTCGTTCTGGCCTTCTCCAATCATCTGTCATTACACTGTATGTAGTTTATTTGACATGGAGTGGAATTTCAAACAGTCCAG ATAGTAATTGCAATCCTGGATTTTTCCAAATAATTTCTGGCAATGATACTGTTGCGCAAAACCGTGTTGCTTTTGACAAAGAAAGTATTATTGGTTTAGTTATTTGGTTTGCTTGTGTATTATACAGTTCTTTGCAAACTGCATCGAAATCGTCGAAGCTCACAATGAGCGAGAATATATTAGTTCAAGATAATGGAGCTG TCAGGAATGCAGGAGACCAGTATCTTATCAACAATGAAG AAGGTCGCAATCCGGAATCAAACAAAGACGAGGAGGCCAAGGTTTGGGACAATGAAGAGAACCTAGTAGCTTACAACTGGAGCTTTTTCCATCTGATGTTTGCTCTCGCCATTTTATATGTTATGATGACACTCACCAACTGGTATCA ACCGAATTCCGACTTAAAAACATTGAACGCCAACACTGCTTCAATGTGGGTGAAAATTATATCCTCTTGGATGTGCTTGGGAATATACGTTTGGTCAGTGATTGCCCCTGCAGTATTACCAAACCGAAATTTTTCTTAA